The following coding sequences lie in one Arachis ipaensis cultivar K30076 chromosome B05, Araip1.1, whole genome shotgun sequence genomic window:
- the LOC107640198 gene encoding uncharacterized protein LOC107640198 has product MAGIHKIADINPTIDNLCVRIRVIRYRIKLGVIDDSDCACFVVFDNEVKQILGKNCVEILDPLLLDVYYTGGLFSTSKAFSIIEGEKVEGVKIHWSTQIELDWSSMMRLTFHFPGEQNIIFKDDDDLEKIVEEEEEKCTIFQDACYSMGLLCDDREFITAINEVAELASGLNMTDDKLKNLCLIQIEKILNSNARSLRDYQSMPYPEMSDVRLFQNKLIEEELVYDTNELTHTNLYIEQKITHEQSEITSLLLPGGRTAHSRFSIPVTITDESTCNIKYGSLKAELLIQSSLIIWDEAPMLNKMCFEALDRMLMDLMSVTDQHKTHQPFCGKVIVLGGDFRQILPVIPKGSRHDILTSAINSSHMWSFCKVLKLHTNMRLLMSSSDQDEGEMKRFANWILDVGNGNIGSVVGDESEIEIPDDLLITTTDDPLFHLVDFTYPNLLQNMSDYR; this is encoded by the exons ATGGCTGGTATTCACAAAATTGCTGACATCAATCCTACAATCGATAATTTGTGTGTACGTATACGAGTGATACG GTACCGAATAAAGCTTGGTGTCATTGATGATTCTGACTGTGCATGTTTCGTAGTCTTTGACAATGAGGTAAAACAAATTTTGGGAAAGAACTGTGTAGAGATACTTGATCCACTCTTATTG gaTGTTTACTACACCGGTGGTTTATTTTCGACTTCAAAGGCTTTCTCAATTATTGAAGGAGAGAAAGTAGAAGGTGTTAAg ATTCATTGGAGCACACAAATCGAATTAGATTGGTCTTCAATGATGAGATTAACCTTTCATTTTCCTGGAGAGCAAAATATCATCTTTAAAGACGATGATGATCTTGAGAAAAtcgtggaagaagaggaagaaaaatgtaCGAT CTTCCAAGATGCTTGCTATTCCATGGGACTACTGTGCGATGATAGGGAATTCATTACAGCTATTAATGAGGTAGCTGAACTTGCATCTG GATTAAACATGACTGATGACAAATTGAAAAACCTCTGCCTTATTCAGATTGAGAAGATACTCAACAGCAATGCGAGATCTTTAAGAGACTATCAATCAATGCCATATCCTGAGATGTCTGATGTTCGCCTTTTTCAAAATAAGCTAATAGAGGAAGAGTTAGTATATGACACAAATGAGTTGACTCATACAAACTTATATATAGAACAAAAGATAACTCATGAGCAAAG TGAAATTACGTCTTTACTCCTACCTGGTGGCAGAACGGCTCATTCTAGATTTTCAATACCCGTTACAATTACTGATGAATCTACTTGCAATATCAAGTATGGAAGTTTGAAGGCTGAGCTGCTCATCCAAAGTAGCTTAATAATTTGGGATGAAGCTCCAATGCTCAATAAAATGTGCTTTGAAGCACTTGATCGGATGCTCATGGATCTTATGTCAGTTACCGATCAACATAAGACACATCAACCATTTTGTGGTAAGGTTATTGTTCTAGGAGGTGATTTCAGACAGATACTTCCGGTGATTCCGAAAGGGAGTAGACACGATATATTGACATCAGCTATTAACTCATCCCATATGTGGTCGTTTTGTAAGGTTCTGAAACTGCATACAAACATGAGACTTCTAATGTCTTCTTCAGATCAAGATGAAGGTGAAATGAAGAGATTTGCTAATTGGATACTTGATGTTGGAAATGGAAATATTGGTTCTGTTGTTGGTGATGAATCAGAAATTGAAATTCCAGATGATCTATTGATTACAACTACTGATGACCCTCTCTTTCATTTGGTAGACTTTACATATCcaaatttgttacaaaacatgTCAGATTACAGGTAG
- the LOC107643007 gene encoding ACT domain-containing protein ACR8 → MEWPACTNEYEKLLRRMNTNRVAIDNAVCPTATLVKVDSARRHGILLDAVQVLTDLNLSIKKAYISSDGKWFMDVFHVTDQQGNKLTDESVIKYIEQSLGSIHNERTNHSNGLTALELTGTDRVGLLSEVFAVLADLQCDVVEAKVWTHNGRIASLIYVKDCDSGSTIEDSQKINRIEVRLRNILKGDNDIRSAKTTVALSVMHTERRLHQMMFADRDYERTPILKFTSDSPLVTVQNWAERGYSVVNVQCKDRIKLLFDLVCNLTDMEYVVFHATITTNGDQAYLEFYIRHKDGTPISSEPERQRVIQCLKAAVERRASEGVRLELCAEDKQGLLAEVMRIFRENALNVTRAEISTAGNMATNVFYVTDAIGNTADPKIIESVRQLIGLSNLEVKELPLLWHQKEEREDQTVGGAVWLSIGSLVRRNLYNLGLIKSCS, encoded by the exons ATGGAGTGGCCAGCTTGTACGAACGAATACGAAAAGCTTCTAAGACGGATGAACAC AAACAGGGTTGCCATTGACAATGCTGTCTGTCCCACAGCGACTCTGGTCAAG GTTGATAGTGCCAGAAGGCATGGTATACTATTGGATGCAGTGCAAGTGCTCACTGATTTGAACCTTTCAATTAAGAAGGCCTATATTTCCTCCGATGGAAAGTGGTTCATGGATG TTTTCCATGTAACGGATCAACAAGGAAACAAGCTAACAGATGAGAGCGTTATAAAATACATCGAACAG TCATTGGGAAGTATTCACAATGAGAGAACCAATCACTCAAACGGTCTCACTGCTTTGGAATTAACCGGTACAGACCGAGTCGGCCTTCTATCGGAGGTATTTGCAGTGCTAGCTGATCTTCAATGTGATGTTGTTGAGGCTAAAGTTTGGACTCACAATGGACGCATTGCATCCCTAATCTATGTTAAAGACTGTGATTCTGGTTCCACCATTGAGGACTCCCAGAAAATAAATAGGATTGAAGTGAGGTTGAGAAATATTTTGAAGGGAGACAATGACATTAGAAGTGCCAAAACCACTGTTGCTCTGTCTGTCATGCACACGGAAAGAAGGCTGCATCAAATGATGTTTGCCGACCGTGATTATGAGAGAACTCCCATTCTCAAGTTTACTTCTGATTCTCCGTTAGTGACTGTTCAGAATTGGGCCGAAAGGGGTTATTCGGTTGTGAATGTGCAGTGCAAGGATCGAATCAAGTTATTATTCGATCTTGTATGCAACTTGACAGACATGGAATATGTTGTGTTCCATGCAACTATTACCACTAATGGTGACCAAGCCTACCTG GAGTTTTACATAAGACATAAGGATGGCACTCCAATTAGTTCAGAACCAGAGCGGCAACGAGTAATCCAATGCTTAAAGGCTGCAGTTGAGAGAAGGGCATCTGAG GGTGTTCGACTAGAGCTGTGCGCAGAAGATAAACAGGGGCTTCTAGCAGAGGTGATGAGAATTTTCCGAGAGAATGCGCTGAATGTGACAAGGGCAGAGATATCCACCGCAGGAAACATGGCCACAAATGTGTTCTATGTGACGGACGCCATTGGAAACACAGCCGATCCAAAAATAATCGAATCTGTTCGGCAATTAATCGGGTTAAGTAATTTGGAAGTGAAGGAGTTGCCATTGCTATGGCATcagaaggaagagagagaggaTCAAACAGTTGGTGGAGCTGTGTGGCTTTCTATTGGGAGCCTTGTGAGAAGGAATTTGTACAATTTGGGACTAATCAAATCAtgttcttga